In Patagioenas fasciata isolate bPatFas1 chromosome 2, bPatFas1.hap1, whole genome shotgun sequence, a single window of DNA contains:
- the RPL30 gene encoding large ribosomal subunit protein eL30: protein MVAAKKTKKSLESINSRLQLVMKSGKYVLGYKQTLKMIRQGKAKLVILANNCPALRKSEIEYYAMLAKTGVHHYSGNNIELGTACGKYYRVCTLAIIDPGDSDIIRSMPEQTSEK from the exons ATGGTGGCCGCGAAGAAGACG AAAAAGTCCCTAGAATCCATAAACTCCAGGCTTCAGCTGGTTATGAAAAGTGGTAAATATGTGCTAGGATACaaacagactctgaaaatgatTCGGCAGGGCAAAGCCAAGTTGGTCATCTTAGCCAACAACTGTCCTGCTCTGAG AAAATCAGAGATCGAGTACTACGCTATGCTTGCCAAGACTGGTGTCCATCATTACAGCGGGAACAACATTGAATTGGGCACAGCATGTGGAAAATACTACAGAGTGTGCACGCTGGCGATCATTGACCCAG GTGACTCTGACATCATTAGAAGCATGCCAGAACAAACCAGTGAGAAGTAA